The following proteins are co-located in the Hemiscyllium ocellatum isolate sHemOce1 chromosome 47, sHemOce1.pat.X.cur, whole genome shotgun sequence genome:
- the eml2 gene encoding echinoderm microtubule-associated protein-like 2 isoform X1: MSKAALNKHKDSIFSAEDGYVKMFLRGRPITLYMPQALTGTYKLQATTELPASKLKMEWVYGYRGRDCRSNLYLLPTGEIVYFIASVVVLYNVEEQLQRHYLGHNDDVKCLAVHPDRVTMATGQVAGTTKDGKHLPPHVRVWDSVSLSTLHVIGSGVFDRGISCVSFSKSNGGVHLCAVDDSNEHVLSVWDWQKELKVADVKCSNESVLAVSFHPTEAQLLITCGKSHICFWTMEGNTLSKKHGIFEKQEKPKYLLCLAFSENGDVITGDSSGNLVVWGKGTNRISSAVQGAHEGGIFSLCVLNDGTLVSGGGKDRKVILWDRQYHKVQETEIPEAFGPVRTIAEGKGDGLFIGTTRNCILQGTLSGGYCPIVQGHTDELWGLSAHPGQDRFVTCGQDKLIHLWDSTSHQPVWTKTLDDAAQSVGFHPSGSVIAVGMQTARWMVIDAETKDPITVHTDGNEKLSVMSYSPDGNYLAIGSHDNYVYIYTVAENGRKYNRVGRCSGHSSFLTHLDWSTDSRYIVTNSGDYEVLFWTPNCKQVTSMDVVRDLEWATSSCVLSFQVFGVWPEGADGTDINAICRSSDDQLLVTADDFGKVNLFSYPCLHPRAPSHKYSGHSSHVTNIAFLHDNTSLISTGGKDMSVIQWSVA; encoded by the exons AGGATGGCTATGTGAAGATGTTCCTACGTGGCCGACCCATCACTCTGTACATGCCACAGGCACTGACTGGAACATACAAGTTGCAAGCCACGACTGAATTACCAGCCTCCAAACTGAAGATGGAATGGGT GTATGGTTATCGAGGGCGCGATTGCCGGTCCAATCTCTATCTCCTACCGACAGGCGAGATTGTTTACTTTATCGCGTCGGTTGTTGTTCTGTACAACGTAGAAGAGCAGCTGCAGCGTCATTACCTCGGACATAATGACGATGTGAAATG CCTTGCAGTACATCCTGACAGAGTCACCATGGCGACAGGGCAGGTGGCAGGAACCACAAAAGATGGAAAG CATCTTCCACCTCACGTGCGTGTGTGGGATTCGGTGAGCCTCAGCACACTGCACGTCATCGGATCTGGAGTCTTCGATCGAGGCATTTCTTGTGTGTCCTTCTCTAAGTCC AATGGAGGGGTTCACCTTTGTGCAGTGGATGATTCCAATGAACATGTCCTCTCTGTTTGGGACTGGCAGAAAGAGCTAAAAGTGGCTGACGTGAAG tgTTCCAACGAGTCTGTGCTGGCAGTGAGTTTCCACCCCACCGAAGCCCAGCTCCTCATCACCTGCGGCAAATCCCACATTTGCTTCTGGACGATGGAAGGCAACACTCTTTCTAAGAAGCATGGCATTTTTGAG AAGCAAGAGAAACCCAAATACCTTCTGTGTTTGGCTTTTTCTGAAAATGGGGATGTGATCACTGGTGACTCAAGTGGAAATCTGGTTGTTTGGGGAAAAG GAACTAACCGGATCAGCTCGGCGGTTCAGGGGGCTCATGAAGGTGGCATTTTCAGCCTCTGCGTGCTGAATGATGGGACCCTTGTGTCCGGTGGAGGGAAAGACCGCAAAGTCATCCTCTGGGACAGGCAGTACCACAAGGTCCAGGAAACCGAG ATTCCTGAGGCCTTTGGCCCGGTGAGGACAATTGCAGAAGGAAAAGGCGATGGATTATTTATTGGCACAACAAGGAACTGCATTCTCCAAGGCACACTGAGCGGGGGATACTGCCCTATTGTACAA GGTCACACTGATGAGCTGTGGGGACTCTCTGCTCACCCGGGTCAGGACAGGTTTGTGACGTGTGGGCAGGACAAGTTGATCCATCTCTGGGACTCCACGTCACACCAGCCAGTCTGGACTAAGACTCTGGAT GATGCAGCTCAGTCAGTTGGTTTCCATCCCAGTGGGTCTGTTATCGCAGTGGGAATGCAAACTGCCAG GTGGATGGTAATTGATGCTGAAACAAAGGATCCCATTACTGTGCACACCGATGGGAATGAGAAGCTGTCTGTGATGAGCTATTCTCCAG ATGGCAATTACCTGGCCATTGGATCGCACGACAACTATGTTTACATCTACACAGTGGCCGAAAATGGCAGGAAGTACAATCGAGTGGGAAGATGTTCC GGACACTCCAGTTTTCTAACACATCTGGACTGGTCGACTGACAGTCGCTACATAGTCACAAACTCTGGAGACTATGAGGTCCTCTTCT GGACTCCGAACTGTAAACAGGTGACCAGCATGGATGTGGTGCGGGACTTGGAGTGGGCAACTTCTTCCTGTGTACTGTCCTTCCAGGTCTTTG GTGTCTGGCCAGAGGGGGCTGACGGGACTGATATCAATGCCATTTGCAGGTCATCCGATGATCAACTCCTTGTCACAGCAGATGACTTTGGGAAAGTGAATTTGTTTTCCTATCCGTGCTTGCACCCTCGG
- the eml2 gene encoding echinoderm microtubule-associated protein-like 2 isoform X2 codes for MATGQVAGTTKDGKHLPPHVRVWDSVSLSTLHVIGSGVFDRGISCVSFSKSNGGVHLCAVDDSNEHVLSVWDWQKELKVADVKCSNESVLAVSFHPTEAQLLITCGKSHICFWTMEGNTLSKKHGIFEKQEKPKYLLCLAFSENGDVITGDSSGNLVVWGKGTNRISSAVQGAHEGGIFSLCVLNDGTLVSGGGKDRKVILWDRQYHKVQETEIPEAFGPVRTIAEGKGDGLFIGTTRNCILQGTLSGGYCPIVQGHTDELWGLSAHPGQDRFVTCGQDKLIHLWDSTSHQPVWTKTLDDAAQSVGFHPSGSVIAVGMQTARWMVIDAETKDPITVHTDGNEKLSVMSYSPDGNYLAIGSHDNYVYIYTVAENGRKYNRVGRCSGHSSFLTHLDWSTDSRYIVTNSGDYEVLFWTPNCKQVTSMDVVRDLEWATSSCVLSFQVFGVWPEGADGTDINAICRSSDDQLLVTADDFGKVNLFSYPCLHPRAPSHKYSGHSSHVTNIAFLHDNTSLISTGGKDMSVIQWSVA; via the exons ATGGCGACAGGGCAGGTGGCAGGAACCACAAAAGATGGAAAG CATCTTCCACCTCACGTGCGTGTGTGGGATTCGGTGAGCCTCAGCACACTGCACGTCATCGGATCTGGAGTCTTCGATCGAGGCATTTCTTGTGTGTCCTTCTCTAAGTCC AATGGAGGGGTTCACCTTTGTGCAGTGGATGATTCCAATGAACATGTCCTCTCTGTTTGGGACTGGCAGAAAGAGCTAAAAGTGGCTGACGTGAAG tgTTCCAACGAGTCTGTGCTGGCAGTGAGTTTCCACCCCACCGAAGCCCAGCTCCTCATCACCTGCGGCAAATCCCACATTTGCTTCTGGACGATGGAAGGCAACACTCTTTCTAAGAAGCATGGCATTTTTGAG AAGCAAGAGAAACCCAAATACCTTCTGTGTTTGGCTTTTTCTGAAAATGGGGATGTGATCACTGGTGACTCAAGTGGAAATCTGGTTGTTTGGGGAAAAG GAACTAACCGGATCAGCTCGGCGGTTCAGGGGGCTCATGAAGGTGGCATTTTCAGCCTCTGCGTGCTGAATGATGGGACCCTTGTGTCCGGTGGAGGGAAAGACCGCAAAGTCATCCTCTGGGACAGGCAGTACCACAAGGTCCAGGAAACCGAG ATTCCTGAGGCCTTTGGCCCGGTGAGGACAATTGCAGAAGGAAAAGGCGATGGATTATTTATTGGCACAACAAGGAACTGCATTCTCCAAGGCACACTGAGCGGGGGATACTGCCCTATTGTACAA GGTCACACTGATGAGCTGTGGGGACTCTCTGCTCACCCGGGTCAGGACAGGTTTGTGACGTGTGGGCAGGACAAGTTGATCCATCTCTGGGACTCCACGTCACACCAGCCAGTCTGGACTAAGACTCTGGAT GATGCAGCTCAGTCAGTTGGTTTCCATCCCAGTGGGTCTGTTATCGCAGTGGGAATGCAAACTGCCAG GTGGATGGTAATTGATGCTGAAACAAAGGATCCCATTACTGTGCACACCGATGGGAATGAGAAGCTGTCTGTGATGAGCTATTCTCCAG ATGGCAATTACCTGGCCATTGGATCGCACGACAACTATGTTTACATCTACACAGTGGCCGAAAATGGCAGGAAGTACAATCGAGTGGGAAGATGTTCC GGACACTCCAGTTTTCTAACACATCTGGACTGGTCGACTGACAGTCGCTACATAGTCACAAACTCTGGAGACTATGAGGTCCTCTTCT GGACTCCGAACTGTAAACAGGTGACCAGCATGGATGTGGTGCGGGACTTGGAGTGGGCAACTTCTTCCTGTGTACTGTCCTTCCAGGTCTTTG GTGTCTGGCCAGAGGGGGCTGACGGGACTGATATCAATGCCATTTGCAGGTCATCCGATGATCAACTCCTTGTCACAGCAGATGACTTTGGGAAAGTGAATTTGTTTTCCTATCCGTGCTTGCACCCTCGG